In Hemicordylus capensis ecotype Gifberg chromosome 3, rHemCap1.1.pri, whole genome shotgun sequence, one DNA window encodes the following:
- the RAP2B gene encoding ras-related protein Rap-2b, with the protein MREYKVVVLGSGGVGKSALTVQFVTGSFIEKYDPTIEDFYRKEIEVDSSPSVLEILDTAGTEQFASMRDLYIKNGQGFILVYSLVNQQSFQDIKPMRDQIIRVKRYEKVPMILVGNKVDLEGEREVSYGEGKALAEEWSCPFMETSAKNKASVDELFAEIVRQMNYASQPNGDDQCCSSCVIL; encoded by the coding sequence ATGCGAGAATACAAAGTGGTCGTGCTAGGCTCGGGCGGGGTGGGCAAATCCGCGCTCACTGTCCAGTTCGTGACGGGCTCCTTCATCGAGAAGTACGACCCCACCATCGAGGACTTTTACCGCAAGGAGATCGAGGTGGATTCCTCGCCCTCGGTGCTGGAGATCTTGGACACGGCCGGCACGGAGCAGTTCGCCTCCATGCGGGACTTGTACATCAAGAACGGGCAAGGCTTCATCCTGGTCTACAGCCTGGTCAACCAGCAGAGCTTTCAGGACATCAAGCCCATGCGGGATCAGATCATCCGGGTCAAGAGGTACGAGAAGGTGCCCATGATCCTAGTGGGCAACAAGGTGGACCTGGAGGGCGAGCGGGAGGTCTCGTACGGGGAAGGCAAAGCGCTGGCCGAAGAGTGGAGCTGCCCCTTCATGGAAACTTCAGCCAAAAACAAAGCCTCAGTGGACGAACTCTTTGCCGAGATCGTCAGGCAGATGAACTACGCTTCCCAGCCGAATGGGGACGATCAATGCTGCTCTTCCTGTGTGATCCTCTGA